A window of Bacteroidota bacterium genomic DNA:
CCCGAAGCCTGTTTACTCTTTTCAAAAATTATAGATCAGCGATCAACTGCTATCGTACCCGGATCACCTTTTTAGTCTCCGCAAAGCCATCTGCTGATACCCGAATAAAATAGACGCCGGAGGCAACGGCTACACCATCGTTTCGGAGGCCATCCCAAACAACCTGGTGATAGCCGGCAGTCATTTGCCGCCGTACAAGCGTGGCAACCATGCGCCCCTGGATGTCGTAGACACTCGCCTGCACATCCATCGCTGCCGGCAATCCAAAGCGCAGATTTGCCTCGTGTTGGAATGGATTCGGATACAACGCGTTGATTTCAAACTTGTCAGGTAAGTCTGACAGCTCTCCAATGCTGGTAGACGTTGAATCAGATGGAGACTCCACGGCTTCAAGTGGCCAGATGAAGTTTGAAGAGAATGCCGCGTAAAAAACGGATTCAGGCGTATGTGAGCGCTCAGTATCTCCCACCTGGTCTTCATCAACCTGAACGGTAAACGAAGCTGCGGTTGTCAGATCTTCCCGGGTGATTGCCCAACTGCCTTCCTGCGCATTGAGTCCACTCTGCGATACAATGAGGATTTCGGGAACTGCTGTAAAAGATGCATTAAAATTAGGCATTGATCCAATGGGATCTTCGTAGCCGGCGGCAACATCCTGCACAAGACCAACTTCGTACGTCGTACCGGATACAGTACCCGTATTGGCATCAAATGCCATGTAGCCAAGCAGCTCATCCGCGCGAATGCTATCGGGGTCTTCACCCGTGTGTTTGCCGATGCGGAAGGTGGCCTCGTTCACATGAGAGGCAAGGTCCATGTCAGCGCTCCAGAAGACCGACCAGTCTTCATCCACAGCAGACAGCACCTGCCCCAATACCACAGGTTGGTTAAACGTCTGGACCAGAGAAACGGTATTGCCCTCCCATCGGCCGGCAGCATCTGTGCGATTACTCAGGACCCGGGCGGCTTCAAACACCGCACCATCAGGCAATTTCCAAAGACCTTCTTCTGCTGCCAGGCAGTGGACGCTGGCTGATTGCCCCGTTTCACCCGAAGGGTTTTGCAGCCGGATATCAAAGCCGGCGCCACTAAGTTTGTTGATGCGCACCACACGCGGCAAATCATCTTCCGTTGCAAGCGCATTGCAAACCACAACCGGACTGGCAAATTGGGATGTAAAGTCGACAGCTACCCAATCGGTATTGATTCCTGTGAGCAGTTGGCTCTCGACAACATTGGCTTGCACATCCGTTACCACGTTCCAGGGAAATGTGATTTGGCTCGCAAAAAGTCCGTCTGACACTGTCAGCGATACCGTGTACTGTCCTTCTGTCGTTAGCGTCCCTGAGAAAAACCCTACGGAAGGCTGCAAGCTGATTCCAGGCGGCAGGCCTTCTGCACTAAAAAACAGGTCTTCTCCTTCCGGGTCCAGGGCATCAATTTGCAAAAAGATGGATTCATTAAGCCGGTCGGTACGTCCAAAGAGCCGCGACACCCGTGGCGCCTGGTTAAACTCTCCTTGATCCAGCGTAAAGACAGTTTCAAAAACGGCATACGCAACCTGTTCCGTTGCGTGGCCCCGCTCGTTGTCAACCACCTGGTCTTCCTGGATGACCAATTCTACAGACCCGGTCCCAAGATCAGCGGCATCCAGCACGGCCCATCCGCCATCATTCCCATCCATTGCCATCTGACTTACCACCATAACTTCGGGTGCCTGGTTAAAGGGCGCTGTAAAGTCATGCGTGTACGGATTGCCATATCCGACTACATTGTCAGAAGTAATACCAGTTTCGAAAGGCACGCCTTGTACGGCACCCAGGCCAGTTTCAAAAACCATATACCCAAGCGTTTCATTTGCACGCAAAGAATCGGGGTCCTGCCCTGTATGTTTACCGACATTCAAAATGCTAGATGAGGGCAGATCGCCTCGTGCATTGCCTTTGCTCCAAAACGTGGACCAGCGCGCATCGTTGTATGACATGACTTGTCCGAGTACAACCGGCTCACGGTAGGATTGCAAGTAGGCTGCTTCTTGCCCAATCCAGTTGTCATTGTCATCGGTCCGCGTGCTTTCGATGCGCTGGGCTTCGAACAATGCGCCATTCGGGAGAATCCAGCCGCCTTCTTCAGCAGCCAAACAGTACAACGTTTCACCTGACAGCGATTCGTCCGACGGGTTTTGTAATCGCACCTCAAACGACTCGGTTGTCACGTTTTGCATGCGGATTACAAACGGCGCTGTATTGGCTATCTGATGCGGACTGCAAACAACAACAGGATTTTCAAGCGCTGCCGGCAACGTGGCCAGGGTCCAGTCGCTCGTTACCCCATCAACCCGAAAGCCAGACATGAGCGCCGGCAAATTGTCCGGGTCGAGGACTTCCCAGGTAAACTGAATTTCGTCGTTGTCGATGCCGTCGCTAACGGTTACAGTGACATCGAATATACCCGGTGTGCTGAGCACCCCTTGCATCACACCGGTTTGCTCGTCGATCTGCACACCATCGGGAAGACCGGTAGCGCTGTACTGTAGCGGATCGTTTTCGTGGTCGCTCGCCAACACCTCAATAGATACTTGCTTTGAAGCCGCACTTTTGAGATCAGGCAACGCAGCAAGCGCCGGCGCTATGTTGTCGCAGATTGCATTTCGATTCAGGTCATCGTAGATCTGCAGATTTCTGAAATAGGAGCTGGCTTCATTCGGATCAGCATCTTGCTCTGCGTAGAAATACATGAAGCTAAAACTCTGGTCGGCCAGGTACTCGCCAACAGGAATTACCACCCGTTGATAGGTGCCATCACCAGCATAAGTGTTGTATCCATCGATGGCACCGCTCAGGCCGGCCGTCCCGAAAAGCATAAAGCTCTGATCACGGTCTGTGTCGAGGTCATCATCAAAGCCGA
This region includes:
- a CDS encoding putative Ig domain-containing protein, whose amino-acid sequence is LPNGALFEAFTHTSVETGGSMQWGAEEIAYAQSYANPMVFGQVMSFNDPQWSVFWSRGALQGDAPSPETIRIGKHVGQDEKVRQDETLGYMVFEAASGQMLGNEYRIDVSADAVIGFNNNPHQHGYAAPLSSDPAFVLVTQMGMDGGDGSWASVFRDAPARESLTLSVDEDQVVDTERGHTSENVAFLVFHATWALQDGIGATNGPAPPGITSLEAMSSAPGEEISIQVEAADLNGDALTYSAAMLPPELTIDEATGLITGTLATNGIFNPVISVSDGVFTAETGFRWIVRPTDGGADIPACAAVDFNTQFVRSYDQADQDGGEYEVLDSGETFLVTNNGWKAIEFDYTIRPETILEFDFRSDLEGQRHGIGFDDDLDTDRDQSFMLFGTAGLSGAIDGYNTYAGDGTYQRVVIPVGEYLADQSFSFMYFYAEQDADPNEASSYFRNLQIYDDLNRNAICDNIAPALAALPDLKSAASKQVSIEVLASDHENDPLQYSATGLPDGVQIDEQTGVMQGVLSTPGIFDVTVTVSDGIDNDEIQFTWEVLDPDNLPALMSGFRVDGVTSDWTLATLPAALENPVVVCSPHQIANTAPFVIRMQNVTTESFEVRLQNPSDESLSGETLYCLAAEEGGWILPNGALFEAQRIESTRTDDNDNWIGQEAAYLQSYREPVVLGQVMSYNDARWSTFWSKGNARGDLPSSSILNVGKHTGQDPDSLRANETLGYMVFETGLGAVQGVPFETGITSDNVVGYGNPYTHDFTAPFNQAPEVMVVSQMAMDGNDGGWAVLDAADLGTGSVELVIQEDQVVDNERGHATEQVAYAVFETVFTLDQGEFNQAPRVSRLFGRTDRLNESIFLQIDALDPEGEDLFFSAEGLPPGISLQPSVGFFSGTLTTEGQYTVSLTVSDGLFASQITFPWNVVTDVQANVVESQLLTGINTDWVAVDFTSQFASPVVVCNALATEDDLPRVVRINKLSGAGFDIRLQNPSGETGQSASVHCLAAEEGLWKLPDGAVFEAARVLSNRTDAAGRWEGNTVSLVQTFNQPVVLGQVLSAVDEDWSVFWSADMDLASHVNEATFRIGKHTGEDPDSIRADELLGYMAFDANTGTVSGTTYEVGLVQDVAAGYEDPIGSMPNFNASFTAVPEILIVSQSGLNAQEGSWAITREDLTTAASFTVQVDEDQVGDTERSHTPESVFYAAFSSNFIWPLEAVESPSDSTSTSIGELSDLPDKFEINALYPNPFQHEANLRFGLPAAMDVQASVYDIQGRMVATLVRRQMTAGYHQVVWDGLRNDGVAVASGVYFIRVSADGFAETKKVIRVR